A single window of Dermochelys coriacea isolate rDerCor1 chromosome 14, rDerCor1.pri.v4, whole genome shotgun sequence DNA harbors:
- the AFMID gene encoding LOW QUALITY PROTEIN: kynurenine formamidase (The sequence of the model RefSeq protein was modified relative to this genomic sequence to represent the inferred CDS: inserted 3 bases in 3 codons; deleted 2 bases in 2 codons), whose product MCPESSRGTDTGTTEDNDVITCLRGSFFLPRLLRNPSWGPGARGKKGAGQAPVSESRSTFLILALRGPAWGCPPIPPPSEQPMGTRPAPRHALICAGAMQRNTPCAGRSLSLAMGKWQEMTKEELEKQYAPSRWSHRMDKEAVIEAHVREMTEGKGRAQATMQTLLHXPYGGSDGEKLDXYLPTDPSGAFPLVLYIHGGYWQFLSKELSGFIAPPLVTQGIAVVAVGYDVAPKGHLDVMVAQVRRSVAFIVQQYSKISGVYLCGHSAGAHLAAMVLSTDWEEYGVTPDIKGAFLVSGVYDLEPITHTSVNNLLHISREVSRRNSPILCVTAAKPARKACEVLIAVAXHDSPEFHRQSQEYFQALRSAGWRVSLLDIADTRYFDVIEKGYHHGGLYPDSGDFEHDFKSMI is encoded by the exons ATGTGTCCGGAGAGCAGCCGGGGGACCGATACCGGGACCACGGAGGACAACGATGTAATAACCTGCCTACGGGGAAGTTTCTTCCTGCCCCGGCTGCTCCGCAATCCGAGCTGGGGACCGGGAGCTcgggggaagaagggggcagggcaggcgcCAGTTAGTGAGTCCCGCAGCACCTTCCTGATCCTGGCACTTCGCGGGCCGGCTTGGGGGTGTCCCCCAATCCCTCCGCCCTCTGAGCAGCCAATGGGGACCAGGCCAGCCCCCCGACACGCCTTGATTTGCGCTGGTGCCATGCAGAGAAACACCCCCTGTGCAGGTCGCAGCCTGAGCCTGGCCATGGGGAAATGGCAAGAAATGACAAAGGAG GAGCTAGAGAAGCAGTATGCCCCGAGCCGGTGGTCTCACCGCATGGACAAGGAGGCTGTGATAGAGGCCCATGTCAGGGAGATGACTGAAGGTAAAGG GAGGGCCCAGGCCACCATGCAGACCCTGCTAC GTCCTTACGGGGGTAGTGATGGGGAGAAACTGG ATTACTTACCCACAGATCCTTCTGGAG CTTTCCCACTCGTCCTGTACATC CACGGTGGATACTGgcagtttttaag TAAGGAGCTGTCAGGCTTTATAGCGCCCCCTCTGGTGACACAGGGCATTGCGGTGGTGGCGGTTGGATATGATGTGGCTCCGAAAG GCCACCTGGATGTGATGGTGGCGCAGGTGCGGCGCAGTGTGGCCTTCATTGTGCAGCAGTATTCAAAGATCAG CGGAGTTTACCTGTGTGGACACTCAGCAGGGGCT CACCTGGCAGCCATGGTGCTCTCAACTGACTGGGAGGAGTATGGAGTGACACCAGACATAAAAG GAGCTTTTCTGGTGAGTGGAGTCTACGACCTTGAACCCATCACGCACACCTCCGTGAACAACCTGCTCCATATAAGCCG GGAGGTCAGCCGGAGGAACAGCCCCATCCTGTGCGTGACAGCAGCAAAGCCTGCCAGGAAGGCCTGTGAGGTGCTGATCGCTGTTG CACACGACTCACCAGAATTCCACAGACAATCCCAAGAGTATTTCCAG GCCTTGCGCTCAGCTGGCTGGAGAGTCTCTCTGCTGGACATTGCTGACACCAGATACTTTGACGTCATTGAGAAAGGTTATCACCATGGGGGGCTATATCCTGAC TCAGGTGATTTTGAACATGATTTCAAGAGCATGATTTGA